GCGCATCCGAGCCTGGAAATCGCGCTTGAACGTAGCCTGACCGAACTGCTGCAGGGGCGCAGCTTCGAAGGCCTCAATGATCTGCCGCGGCCGACTTTCGAAAGCAATGCTGTCACCGAGCCGAACAACTTCGTCGAGCACTTCATCGACTCCAGCGGCGTTGTGTCCTGGCGCTTCTTCAGTGCCAAGGCCGACTACGAATTCGTCGAGTGGGATTTCTCCGGCCACGGTGAAAACTCCAACGCCGATGAAGCCGCCACGCTGTTCGGCATTCTTGAAGCCATGGGCAAGGAAGTGTACATGGCCGTTTACGATCAGCTTGGTGCCAACGCCTGTCGCATCCTGGTGCCCGGCTATTCGGAAATCTACCCGGTTGACGACCTGATCTGGGACAACACCAACAAGGCGCTCGCCTTCCGCGAAGACATTCTCAACCTGCATAGCCTCGACGACGCCGGCCTGGCAGCCTTGCTGGAGCGCCTGGAAGAGAGCGAACTCGATGACTACACCGACATCATCACGCTGATCGGTGTCGAATTCGACGAGAACACCGACTGGGGGCAGCTGACCATCCTCGAACTCAAGCTCCTGATCAACCTCGCGCTGCAGGATTTCGAGGCGGCCAAGGAACAGGTCGAAGCCTATCTGCAGTACAACGAAAACACCGCAGAGCGCGGCCTGTTCTACCAGGCGGTCAATGTGGTGCTGGAAGTGCTGCTCGATGACGAGTTGGAACTGGAAGACTACGAGCCCAACTTCCGTCGCATGTTCGGCAACGAACGTATGAACGCCGTGCTTGGCTCGGTCGATGGCAGCCTCCGTTTCCACGGCCTGACCCCGACCAATATGCAGCTCGAAGGCCTCGACCGACACCAGCGGCTGATCGACAGCTATCGCAAGGCGCATGCGGCGCGGGGCAGGGTGGCTTGACCTGACCGAACCGGACGTTTGTAACCGACAGAACTTTTGATCCGTGTGGGTTTCAGAAATCCACACTTCTGTTACATTGCGGCCATGCGTTCCCTGATTCGCTCCCTCTCTCGTGCCATGCTGTTCGTCATGCTGGTCACCGTCTTCGCGCCGAGTTTCGGCTGGGAAGCCGTGTCCGCGACAGTTGGCCACGAAGAAATGGCGGTCGCCGATCAGGATGTGCATATGGCGCATGAAGCGCACGCCGACTGCGATGGCTGCGACAGCCATGCGGCAGCACCGTGCGACGATCTTCGCCACCATTGTTGTCCCGGCCACGTATTGGGGCACATGAGTGGTGGAATCACGAGCATTTCGACGCCGATTTTGCCTTTGCCGCAGCTTTTCGCGGTCAACGGTCAAACCGACCGCTTTTCCTCGCGCATTCCCGAAGGGCTCGAACGCCCGCCCAGATTCGCCGCCTGATCCGCGGCGGTCTGCCCATTTTCCTTGATGTTTGAAGGCCCTTTGCGGGCCTGATGCGGCATGCCGCCGGTTGTTCGAATCTTGCAACCGGAGGAATCCCCATGCGAAGCCTTTTCAGCATCGCACCTGTTATTGTTTTAAGTTGGTCAGTCAGCCTGCCTGTGCTGGCCGAAACGCGCCTGGCCCAGGCGTTTGAACAAGCCTGGCAACGTCAGCCGGCCGCGGCCGCCCTGGCTGAGCGCGAACGTGGCGTGGCGGCGCAAATACGTGCTGCCAGCGCGTGGACCGCGACACCGCCGAGTCTTGAACTGGCGACGCGCAGCGATCGTTTCAATCAGCGCAATGGCGCCCAGGAGCATGAAGTCGGCCTGGTCTTGCCGCTCTGGCTGCCCGGTGAGCGCAGCAGCAGCCAGGCATTGGCCGAAGCCGAGGGGCTGGCTCTGAATGGTCGTGAACAAAGCCTGCGCCTGCGTCTGGCCCAGCTTTTTCGCGAAACCTGGTGGAACTGGCAGTTGGCCGAAAATGAGTCCGCGCTGGCTGGTGAACGGGTGAATGCGGCTCGCCGCTTGCGCGATGACGTAGCCCGCCGTTTTGCCGCGGGTGATTTGTCGCGCGCCGATCTGAACCAGGCGGAAGGTGCCTTGGCGCAGTCCCAGGCATTGCAGGCCGAAACGCTTGCCCAACAGCTGACGGCCAGCTATCGCCTTGAAAGCCTGACCGGCCAGCCGGTCGACACGGCGAATGTCCAGCCGGAGCCCGTACCGGCCGGCGCCGCTACCCGGCATCCCGCGCTGCAGGCGCTTCAGGCACGGCTTGAAGTGGCTCGCCGCAATGTCGATCTGGCTCGCGCCCAGACCCGGGCCAATCCTGAAATCGCCTTGTCGACGCGGCGCGACCGCAGCGCCACCGGCGAACCGGTCGATCAGACTTGGGCGCTGGCCTTGCGCATTCCGTTCTCATCCGGCCCGCGTCAGGATGCAAGAGTGGCGACGGCCAATGCCGAAGCCATCGAACTGGGCATCGAGCTTGAACGCGAGCAGGAGCGCATGACACGCGAAACCGCCGCCGTGCAATTGCAACTTGCCGCCGCCCGGCAGCAACTTTCGGCCGCCGAGCAGCGTCGTCGCCTGGCACTTGAGAACCGTGGCTTTTACGAAAAATCATTCCGCCTTGGCGAAAGCGATCTACCGACGCGCTTGCGCATCGAAAGCGAGGCTTTCGAGGCCGAACGGGCATTGGGCCGGACGCGCATCGCGCTGGCCCTGACCATCTCGCAATTGCGCCAGAGTCTTGGCCTGCTGCCGGAATAAGGAGTTATCTGATGAAATTACGATATTTATGCTGGTTGACCGCAGCATGGCTGCTGGCCAGCAATGGATACGCTGCTGCTGGCGAAATTCCCGTCGCACTGGCGGAAAGCGACAGTTTCGAAGTCGTCGGGCGGCTTGAGTCCGAAGGCCTTGTCTTTTATGTCGACCGCAGTGACAGCAACGCCCCTGTGCTCGGTGCCCAGCTTGAAATCGAGCAGGGCGGGGTGAGCCGCAAGGCTGTTTTTCGTCCGGAGCAGGGCGATTACCTGGTGGCTGACGGCGAATGGCTGAAGACCCTGCGCCAGCCCGGAGAGCATCTGCTCGGCGTGACCCTGGTGGCCGGCGAGGAAAGCGATCTGCTCAGTCTGAATCTTGATGTGCATGCCGAGTCGACCGCAGCAATCAAGGTCGATGGCTGGGGGAGCATGCTGGCCGGCGCGGCCGTATTGATCAGCTTGCTTGGCCTGTTGATCCTGAGCCGCTTTCGCAAAGGAGCCGCCAAATGAGCCGGGCTATCGTTTTCGCCGCGCTGCTTGCCGGGATCAATCTGTCAGTCATGGCGCACGAAGGGCATGACGACGAGAAAAAACCGGCTGCCGTGCTCGGGAGTTCGCCGCTGCGTCTGCCGGATGGCGCTATTTTCCTGCCCAAGTCGGCGCAGCGTGGCATGGGGGTTTTAACCCTGAAAACCGCCGAGGCGGAATTACCGAAAAGTATCGAACTGCCCGGTCGGGTGATCATGGACCCGCATCTCGGCGGTCGGGTTCAGGCGATGATTCCGGGCCGTATCGAAGCTGCCGGACCGCATGGTTTACCGGCCGCCGGCAGCAAGGTGAAAAAAGGCGAGGTGCTGGCCTGGGTCGTGCCCTCGGCCGGGGCCATTGAGCGAGCCAACCAGTCGGCCCTGCTGGCTGAGTTGAAGGCCAGTCTCGGGCTGGCTGAAAAGCGTCTGAATCGTCTGCATGAACTGGCGGATACGGTGCCCAAGAAGGAAATCGAAGCCTCGGAAAGCGAGGTCGCCAGTCTGAAAGGCCGGCTGGCCGCTGTCGGCGGTGGCTTGTCAGGGCGTGAAGCCTTGGTGGCGCCGGTTGGCGGTGTGCTGGCGGCGAGTAATGCGGTCGTCGGTCAGGTGGTTGAGCCACGCGAGTTGATTTTCGAGATCATCGATCCGGACAGCCTGCATATCGAAGCGACTGCCTATGATCCGCTGGCGCTCGATCAGGTGGCCGAGGCGACGGTTGCCCTCGGTGAGCGCAGCGTCAGGCTGAGTTATGTCGGTGCGCCGCGCCGCCTGCGCGAACAAGCCTTGCCCTTGATTTTCGAAAACCATGCCACCGGTGCCGGATTGACCCTGCCGCTGGGCCAGCCAGTCAAGATCCAGGTCAGGATGAAGACGATGCTGCGCGGCATGCCATTGCCGATGGCCGCCCTGACGCGCAATGCGGCAAATCAGACGATTGTCTGGGTCAAGGCCCAGCCGGAGCGTTTTGAAGCCCGTGTCGTCCAGACACAGCCGCTCGACGGGGTTCAGGTGCTGGTCAGCACCGGTTTGAAGCCCGATGAGCGCGTCGTGATCCAGGGTGCCAGCCTGATTTCGCAGATTCGCTAGGAGCGCCGACATGTTCCAGTGGATTGTTGAAAAAAGTCTTGCCAGCCGGCTGTTCGTGCTGGTCGCCGCCGTTGTCCTGATGCTCTGGGGCGGCATTCAGGCGACCCGTTTGCCGGTCGATGTCTTTCCCGATCTGAACAAGCCGACCGTCACGGTGATGACCGAGTCGGGCGGCATGGCGCCGGAAGAGGTCGAACAGTTGATCAGTTTTCCGCTCGAAACGACGATGAGCGGCTTGTCCGGCGTGTCGGGCATCCGTTCGGTATCGAGCGCCGGGTTGTCCTTCGTCTATATCAGTTTCGACTGGGGCGTCGATATCTACCGCGCTCGGCAAATGGTCAGCGAACGCCTGTCGGCGCTCGAATCGGTGTTGCCGCCGGGTATCCAGCCGCGGATGGGGCCGGTGTCGTCGATCATGGGTGAAATCATGCTGGTGGCGATTCCGATTGTCGGGGAAAGCGCCGGCCATTCAGTCAACGCCAAGGCTGCTCGCGAATACGCCGACTGGGTGTTGCGTCCTCGCCTGATGGCGATTTCCGGCGTCTCGCAGGTGATTCCGGTGGGCGGCGAAGTGCGGCAATTCCAGGTGCAACCTGATACGCAGCGCATGGCGACATTGGGGATCGGCCTTGATCAGATCGAAGCGGCGGTCAAAGGGTTTGCGGCCAACACCTCCGGTGGCTTCCTCGAACTGAATGGTCGTGAATACCTGATTCGCCACCTCGGGCGCAGTGCCCGGCTGGATGATTTGAAGAATCTGGCCCTGACGGCCCGCGATGGTCAGCCGATTCTGCTTCGCCAGGTGGCTGAAGTCGGTTTTTCGGCGGCGATCAAGCGCGGTGATGGTGGCTTCAGCGATCAAAAAGGCAGCGTCCCGGCGGTGCTGCTCAGTATCCAGAAGCAGCCGACGGCCGATACGGTCGACCTGACAAAACGTATCGAAACCGCGTTGTCCGACCTCAAGGGCAGTGTGCCGCAGGGGATGTCTGCGCCGAAGGTGATTTTCCGCCAGGCCGATTTCATCGAGTCGTCGATCGGCAACCTGCAGCTGAAATTGTTGATGGCCGGTTGCCTGGTGGCCGGCGTGCTCTTCTTCTTCCTCGGCAATCTGCGAACCATGCTGATTTCGCTGACCGCCATTCCGCTGTCCATCCTGATCGCGGTGCTGGTCTTCAAGTGGCTGGGTTTGTCGATCAATACCATGACCCTGGGCGGTCTGGCGATTGCAATTGGCGAACTGGTCGACGATGCCGTGGTCGATGTCGAGAACATCCTGCGTCGCTTGCGCGAGAAAGCTGCCCGTGGCGAGCCGTATTCGGTGTTCCGGACGGTGATCGATGCCTCGCTCGAAGTGCGTACGGCGATTGTGTATGCGACGCTGATCATCGCGCTCGTCTTCGTTCCGCTATTTGCCTTGCCGGGGATAGAAGGGCGCCTGTTCGTGCCGCTCGGCGTGGCTTACATTGTTTCGATCCTGGCTTCGCTGATCGTCTCGGTCGTTGTCACGCCGGTCTTGTCGTCTTACTTGCTGCCGGCGCTGGTGGCGCAGGATCACGGTGAAACGCGGCTGGTCATCCGGCTCAAGGCGGCTTACCGCCAGGCGCTGGAAAAAGTGCTGCAGGCACCGCGCCTGCCGATTGCGCTGGCCGGCTTTGCCGTTGTGCTGGCAATGCTGGCCGTGCCGTTTTTTCCAACCACTTTTTTGCCGCCGTTCAATGAAGGTTCGATCACGCTCGGCCTGCGCCTGAATCCGGGCGCCACCTTGTCCGAATCGATCCGGATTGCGACAACGGCTGAGGCCGCCCTGCGCAGCCTGCCCGAAATCGAGCATCTCGGTCGTCGTACCGGCCGGGCCGAACTCGACGAACATGCCGAGGGCGTTCATGTTACCGAGCTGGAAATTCGCCTTAAATCCGGCGGTCGACCGAAGGAAGCGATTTATGCCGACATTCGCCAGCGCTTGAAGGATCTGCCGGCCAGCCTCAGTCTGGGGCAGCCGATTGCCCACCGGATCGATCACATGCTGTCCGGCGTGCGGGCGCAGATGGCCATCAAGCTGTTCGGCGAAGACCTCGATACCCTGCGCGCCCAGGCTGGATTGTTGCGTGAGCGGCTGGCCAAAATCGACGGCATGGCCGATCTGGAAATCGAAAAGCAGGTGCTGGCACCGCAAATCAAGGTACGGGTCGATTTCGATGCGGCGGCGCGCTACGGCATTTCGACGGCCCAGCTGACGCGCACGCTGCAGACGCTGGTCGATGGCGAAAAGGTGACGCAGATTGTCGAAGGCAACCGGCGTATCGATCTGGTCGTTCGTCTGCCTGAGTCGGCCCGTTCGCTCGAAGGCTTGAAAAACCTGCTGGTCGAAACGCCGGGCGGCCGCATTCCGCTGTCCAAACTGGCCAGCATCGAAGATGCCGATGGGCCGAACCAGATCACCCGCGACGAAGGCCGGCGGCGCATCGTCATCTCGGCCAATGCGCAGGGCAGGGCGCTGTCCGATGTGGTCGCCGACCTGCGTGCAGCGGTGGCTGACTTTCCTTTGCCGGAAGGTTATTTCATCACGCTGGGCGGGCAATTCCAGGCGCAGGAGGAAGCGGCTAAATTGATTTCCTTGCTGGCAATCGGGTCGACCGTGCTGATCTTCATGGTTCTGTTCAGCCGCTATCAATCCGCACTACTCGCCGGCCTGATCATGGCCAATGTGCCGCTGGCGCTGGTTGGCAGCGTACTGGGCTTGTGGCTGTCCGGCCAGCCGCTGTCGGTCGCGGCGCTGATCGGTTTCATCACGCTGGCCGGCATCGCGACGCGCAACGGCATTTTGAAAATCAGCCATTACCTCAACCTGATGCGCTTCGAAGGCGAGGTTTTTGGCGTGCCGATGATCGTCCGCGGTTCGCTTGAGCGCCTGACACCGGTGCTGATGACCGCGCTGGTTGCCGCTTTCGCGCTGGCGCCGCTGCTCTTCGAGGCCGAACAGCCAGGCACCGAAATCCTGCATCCGGTTGCTGTGGTGATTTTCTCCGGCCTGATCAGCTCGACCCTGCTCGATACCTTCATTACCCCGGCGCTGTTCTGGCTGTTTGGCCGAAAAGCGGCTGAACGCCTGGCTGCGCAGGAAAGTCGCGAGGCCCTGTAATGGCCGTTTTTGTACTCACATCGTCTGCTAAATATCTTTTTCAGGAGATCAAAATGAACTTCAAAACTCTGTTGACCGCAGCATCCATCGTTTTTTCCTTTTCGCTCGGTGCTTCACAGGCGCTGGCCCATGCCGAACACGGCCAGCCGCAACATGGCGGTATCCACGCCGAGGCCGGCGAAGCACAATTCGAGATCGTCGCCCGGGATGGCAAATTGACGGTCTACGTCACCAGCCATGGCGCGCCGGTTGATACGGTTGGGGCGAGTGGCAGGCTGACGGTGCTGGCCGGTACGGTGAAAAGCGACATTGCGCTTGCGCCGGCTGGCAGCAATCTATTGCAGGGGGTTGGGCCGGTTGCCAGCGGTGCCAAGCTGCTGATCAATGTGCAACTGCCGGGCAAGAAGGCCCTGCAGGCGCGGGCCGTGATGCAATAAGCCAGGGAGAGATCAATGGATTCATTGAATTTGACTCGTCGCAGCGTGCTGCTCGGCCTGGCCGCGCTCGCACTGGCACCGGCTGTTACTTGGGCCAAACCTTTGCCGCAAGTGGTCGATGTCTGGAAAGACCCGAATTGCGGCTGTTGTACCGATTGGGTGGCGCATCTCAAGGAAAACGGTTTTCAGGTTCGCCTGTTCGATAGCGGTAACGAAGCCGCTCGCCGCCGTCTCGGCATGCCGGCGCAACTTGGCTCATGCCACACGGCGCTGGTGGCCGGCTATGTGCTTGAAGGACACGTGCCGGCCCGTGAAATCCGTCGCTTGCTGAGCGAAAAACCGGCGGTGCTCGGACTTGCCGTGCCGGGCATGCCGGTCGGTTCGCCTGGGATGGATGGCCCGGCTTACCGGGGGCGGCGCGATGCTTACTCGGTGCTGCTGGTCGAGCGCGATGGCAAGACGCGGGTTTTTGAGTCTTATCAGCAATCCGGGTCATAATCGCCGGATGATTCTGAAGAAAACCGAACACCTGCCGTCGAACGACAAAGGGACTCGTGTCGCCCTGATTTACGCCCTGGTTGCCGAGCGTCTATCGGCATTTTATGAACACGGGCAGTGGCTGACCGTCGGGCAGGGCGCTACGCTCTGCGCCGACTGGCTGTCGCGTTCGAAGCGCTCCTTGCCGATGGATGAACGTAAGCGGCTTTCCGAACTCTCCGACCAGTTGGCACGTCAGGTCGAAGCCAGCCTGTCACGCGAGGCCGGGCTGTTTACGGCGCATGAAATGATGGAGTCGCTCGATCACAACTACCATTCGGAAATCGGCCTGTCGATCATGGATGAGTGCGAGCGACTGCACGATTCCTTGATCTGAATTGCAGTCGGCGGCAGTGGCTTCGGCTAGGCTGGGCGTTATTCGCCCATCCTTTTTGTGAGTTCCCATGCTGCTTCGCCCATTTTCGTTTGCCTCCCTGCAACGCGCCCTGGCTGAAGGCTGGCGCATGGCCAATGCGACGCGTGGCGTCAGTATCGGCTACTCCCTGATTTTTGTACTTGCCGGCGGGGTGATCATCGGCGGGCTGCTGCGCCAGGGCTGGACGCCGTTCATCATTGCGGCGGCCGGTGCCTTCATGCTGATTGGGCCGGCGATTCTGGCCGGATTCTTTGGGATTGCCCAGGCGCATGAGTCGGGCGAAAAAACAGGCATCACCAGCATATTCCACGGTTTTTCACGGGCGTCAGGTGCCTTGTGGGCGCTGGCGCTGGTTTGCGGCCTGTTGTTCATGATCTTCGTCACCGACGCGGCAATTCTCTACGCTTACATGCTGGGTGACGTGCCGGTCTGGCTTGGCGACCTGCAGCCGGCAGCCGATGGTGTGGCACGATTTGTTCGCTGGTCGGCCGTTTCGGGGGCCGTCGTGGCCTTCCTGCTGTTTTGTGTCTCGGTCTTTGCCGTACCCCTGCTTTGCGAACAGCGGGCGGGTCTGGTCGAAGCCGTGGTCAGCAGCGTGAAAGGGGTTTTCAGCAATTTCATTCCCGCCATTTCGTGGGCTGTTTTGTTGTCGACCGCAGTGATCGGGAGTGTTTTCCTCCTGCCGCTACTGCCGCTGACCTTGCCCTGGATGGCTTATGCCAGCCGCGCCTTGTATCGCGAAGTGTTGCCGCTCGCTTGAGTTCGGCGTGTTGCATTGCGGCAAAAGGTATAATCGCGGTCTTTCCGCTTTTTGAAGCTTGCCGTGACTGTTCTCGATACCGAAATTGCCCGCCGTCGCACCTTTGCGATCATTTCCCACCCCGACGCCGGTAAAACGACGCTGACCGAAAAACTGCTGTGGTTCGGCGGCGCCATTCAGGTGGCCGGCGAAGTGCGCGCCCGCAAGGCTTCGCGCCATGCGACCTCCGACTGGATGGAGATGGAAAAGCAGCGCGGCATCTCGGTTACGTCGTCGGTGATGCAGTTCCCGTACCGCGAATGCATGATCAACCTGCTCGACACACCGGGCCACGAGGACTTCTCCGAAGATACCTACCGCACGCTGACGGCCGTCGACTCGGCGACCATGGTGATCGACTCGGTCAATGGCGTCGAAGCGCAGACGATCAAGCTGCTCAACGTCTGCCGCATGCGTGACACACCGATCCTGACCTTCATCAACAAGCTCGACCGCGAAGGCAAGGAGCCGATCGACCTGCTCGACGAAATCGAGTCGGTGCTCGGCATCCAGTGCGCACCGATGACCTGGCCGATCGGCATGGGCAAGCGTTTCCGCGGTGTCTATCACCTCTACAACGACGAAATCGCCTTCTTCGACCCGCAGGCCGAGAAGGGCACGGCCGAGATCATCAAGGGCCTCGACAATCCGCGTCTCGACGAACTGATCGGCGTGCAGGCCGACGAATTGCGTACCGACATCGAACTGGTCCGCGGCGCCTCGCACACCTTTGATGTTGATGCCTATCTGGCTGGCCAGCAATCGCCGGTGTTCTTCGGTTCCGCGGTCAACAACTTCGGCGTGCAAAGTTTGCTCGATGCCGTGGTCGACCTGTCGCCGGCCCCGATTTCCCGTCCGGCGGTGAGCCGTCGGGTTGAGCCGAATGAAACCAAGTTTTCCGGTTTCGTGTTCAAGATCCAGGCCAATATGGACCCGAAGCATCGCGACCGCATTGCTTTCCTGCGCGTCTGCTCAGGCAAGTTCGAGCGCGGCATGAAGGTCAAGCAGGGCGCTGGCGGCAAGCTGCTGGCGGTCAATAACGCCATTACCTTCATGGCGCGCGACCGCAGCACGACCGACGAAGCCTATCCGGGCGACATCATCGGTATTCCGAACCACGGCACCATCCGCCTCGGCGAAACCTTCACCGAAGGCGAAGACCTGCGCTTCACCGGTATTCCGTCCTTCGCGCCGGAACACTTCCGTCTGGCCCGGATCGCCAATCCGCTGAAGATCAAGCAGCTCCAGAAGGGCTTGCAGCAGCTGGCGGAAGAGGGCGCGACGCAGTTGTTCCGCCCGCTTTCCGGGACTGACATGATCCTCGGTGCAGTTGGCATCCTGCAGTTCGACGTGGTGGCCAGCCGTCTGGAGAACGAATACGGCGTCAAGGTCATCTTCGAAAGCTACAACTGTTCGACGGCACGCTGGATTCATGGCGATGCCGCCGAACTGCGCCAGCTTTCCGACCGCTACAGTGCCAATGTCGCGCTCGACGGCGCCGATGATCCGGTCTATCTGGCACCGAATAATGTGTATCTCAACATGGTCAAGGAAAAGTATCCCAACCTGCGCTTCCTCGAAGCGCGCGAGGTGATCTGATCATGACCGTCCGGGTACAGGAAGCCGATTTTGACCTTGGCGCGGAGTTGACCGCGCTAAGGGCCGGTGATGCCCGGGTGGGTGCCTTGGCCAGTTTTCTCGGTCTGGTGCGCGATATCAACGACGGTGCCAGCGTCTCCGAAATGACGCTGGAGCATTATCCCGGCATGACCGAGAAGGCGCTCGAAGCCATCGTCGTTGAAGCCAAGGGCCGCTGGGATATCTACGATGCGCTGGTTATCCATCGCGTCGGGCCGCTCAAGCCTTGCGACCAGATCGTGCTGGTTGCCGTGACCAGCGCGCATCGTGGCGAAGCTTTTGCCGCCTGTGAGTTCATCATGGATTACCTGAAAACACGGGCGCCGTTCTGGAAGCGCGAAGCAACGCCGGAAGGCGCCCGCTGGGTCGATGCCCGCGACAAGGATGATTCTGCCGCGGCACGCTGGGTAACGAAACAGGGTTAATGAATCGCCCATGAAAAAGGAGGCCGAGGCCTCCTTTTTTTGTTTCGGTTGCTTGATGATCAGGTCTTGAACTGCGCGACCGCCTTGTGCAACGAAGCGGAAAGCGCATGCAGCTGGCGAGCCGCTGCAGTCGTGTGCTCAACGGCAATCGCACTTTCTTCCGACATCTGGGCGATGGTTTCGAGCTGATGGGCAATCTGGTTGCCGGCCTGGCTCTGCTCGCGAATCGAGTCGGAAATGCCGTTGACCACCTGTGTGACACGCTGGGCGCCATCGCGGATGCGATTGATCGAATCGCCTGCCTGATTGGCCAGTTCGACGCCGTTGCTGACCTGAGTCACCCCGGCTTGCATGCTGTTGACCGCGCTGCGCGTGCCGTTCTGGATTTTGCCGACCATGCCGCCGATTTCGGTAGTGGACAAGCTGGTCCGTTCGGCCAGCTTGCGCACCTCGTCGGCCACCACGGCAAAGCCACGACCTTGTTCACCCGCCCGCGCAGCTTCGATGGCGGCATTCAGGGCGAGGAGGTTGGTCTGGTCGGCGATTTCCTTGATCGTATTGACGATCGAGGTGATCTGGTCGGATTGACGGCCGAGATCTTCGACGATTGCGGAGGACGACTGGACGGCATCCGAAATCTTGCGCATTTCATTGGCCGCGTTATGAATGACGGCCGCGCCTTCCTGGGAAATATTGCCAGCGTCGATTGAAATCCCGTGTGCTTCATCGGCATTTTCCTTGACCTGATCGATGCTCACCGCCATCTCTTCAACTGCGGCTGCCATCGAGGAGGCCGCATCGCTTTGCTGGCGCGCACGATCAGCCACTTCTTCCGAAGCGTGCATCAATTCATCAGCCGAGGTGGCAACCTGTTCGGCATTGCCGATGATGGTCGAGATCATGTCGCGCAGGGTGTGCTGCATGGTTCGGATGTTGGCCAGCAGACTGTCGTTGTCGCCTGCGGCGCAATCGACCGTGGTGGTCAGGTCGCCGGCGGCAATGCGCTTGGTGACGGCCGAGGCAAGCGAAGGATCGCCGCCCAGCGTCCGGATGATGTTGCGTGACAGCAGAAGCAGCGAAATGGCCACAAAACCACCGATGCCCAACCCCCAGATCATGAGCTTGATTGCGTCGGCACGGAACTTGGCATCAACGTCATCAATGTAGATGCCTGAGCCGATGACCCAGTTCCATGGGGTGAACCCTTGAACGTAGGACAGTTTCGGCACGCCTTCGTCTGAGCCGGGCTTGGGCCAGAGGTAGTCGACAAACCCTGCCCCCTGTGCATTGACGACTTTGTTGAACTCGACAAAGAAAAATTTGCCGTTCTTGTCTTTCAGCTGGTCGAGTGGCTTGCCTTCAAGATCCGGCTTGATCGGGTGCATCACCATCAGGTTGTTGAGGTTGTGAATCCAGAAGTATTCAACCTTGTCATAGCGCATGGCGCGGATGGCGGCCATCGCGGCTTTTTGCGCGTCCTCCGTCGAGAGGCGTC
The sequence above is drawn from the Dechloromonas sp. TW-R-39-2 genome and encodes:
- a CDS encoding TolC family protein; amino-acid sequence: MRSLFSIAPVIVLSWSVSLPVLAETRLAQAFEQAWQRQPAAAALAERERGVAAQIRAASAWTATPPSLELATRSDRFNQRNGAQEHEVGLVLPLWLPGERSSSQALAEAEGLALNGREQSLRLRLAQLFRETWWNWQLAENESALAGERVNAARRLRDDVARRFAAGDLSRADLNQAEGALAQSQALQAETLAQQLTASYRLESLTGQPVDTANVQPEPVPAGAATRHPALQALQARLEVARRNVDLARAQTRANPEIALSTRRDRSATGEPVDQTWALALRIPFSSGPRQDARVATANAEAIELGIELEREQERMTRETAAVQLQLAAARQQLSAAEQRRRLALENRGFYEKSFRLGESDLPTRLRIESEAFEAERALGRTRIALALTISQLRQSLGLLPE
- a CDS encoding efflux RND transporter periplasmic adaptor subunit; this encodes MSRAIVFAALLAGINLSVMAHEGHDDEKKPAAVLGSSPLRLPDGAIFLPKSAQRGMGVLTLKTAEAELPKSIELPGRVIMDPHLGGRVQAMIPGRIEAAGPHGLPAAGSKVKKGEVLAWVVPSAGAIERANQSALLAELKASLGLAEKRLNRLHELADTVPKKEIEASESEVASLKGRLAAVGGGLSGREALVAPVGGVLAASNAVVGQVVEPRELIFEIIDPDSLHIEATAYDPLALDQVAEATVALGERSVRLSYVGAPRRLREQALPLIFENHATGAGLTLPLGQPVKIQVRMKTMLRGMPLPMAALTRNAANQTIVWVKAQPERFEARVVQTQPLDGVQVLVSTGLKPDERVVIQGASLISQIR
- a CDS encoding efflux RND transporter permease subunit — its product is MFQWIVEKSLASRLFVLVAAVVLMLWGGIQATRLPVDVFPDLNKPTVTVMTESGGMAPEEVEQLISFPLETTMSGLSGVSGIRSVSSAGLSFVYISFDWGVDIYRARQMVSERLSALESVLPPGIQPRMGPVSSIMGEIMLVAIPIVGESAGHSVNAKAAREYADWVLRPRLMAISGVSQVIPVGGEVRQFQVQPDTQRMATLGIGLDQIEAAVKGFAANTSGGFLELNGREYLIRHLGRSARLDDLKNLALTARDGQPILLRQVAEVGFSAAIKRGDGGFSDQKGSVPAVLLSIQKQPTADTVDLTKRIETALSDLKGSVPQGMSAPKVIFRQADFIESSIGNLQLKLLMAGCLVAGVLFFFLGNLRTMLISLTAIPLSILIAVLVFKWLGLSINTMTLGGLAIAIGELVDDAVVDVENILRRLREKAARGEPYSVFRTVIDASLEVRTAIVYATLIIALVFVPLFALPGIEGRLFVPLGVAYIVSILASLIVSVVVTPVLSSYLLPALVAQDHGETRLVIRLKAAYRQALEKVLQAPRLPIALAGFAVVLAMLAVPFFPTTFLPPFNEGSITLGLRLNPGATLSESIRIATTAEAALRSLPEIEHLGRRTGRAELDEHAEGVHVTELEIRLKSGGRPKEAIYADIRQRLKDLPASLSLGQPIAHRIDHMLSGVRAQMAIKLFGEDLDTLRAQAGLLRERLAKIDGMADLEIEKQVLAPQIKVRVDFDAAARYGISTAQLTRTLQTLVDGEKVTQIVEGNRRIDLVVRLPESARSLEGLKNLLVETPGGRIPLSKLASIEDADGPNQITRDEGRRRIVISANAQGRALSDVVADLRAAVADFPLPEGYFITLGGQFQAQEEAAKLISLLAIGSTVLIFMVLFSRYQSALLAGLIMANVPLALVGSVLGLWLSGQPLSVAALIGFITLAGIATRNGILKISHYLNLMRFEGEVFGVPMIVRGSLERLTPVLMTALVAAFALAPLLFEAEQPGTEILHPVAVVIFSGLISSTLLDTFITPALFWLFGRKAAERLAAQESREAL
- a CDS encoding DUF411 domain-containing protein encodes the protein MDSLNLTRRSVLLGLAALALAPAVTWAKPLPQVVDVWKDPNCGCCTDWVAHLKENGFQVRLFDSGNEAARRRLGMPAQLGSCHTALVAGYVLEGHVPAREIRRLLSEKPAVLGLAVPGMPVGSPGMDGPAYRGRRDAYSVLLVERDGKTRVFESYQQSGS
- a CDS encoding DUF2189 domain-containing protein, with protein sequence MLLRPFSFASLQRALAEGWRMANATRGVSIGYSLIFVLAGGVIIGGLLRQGWTPFIIAAAGAFMLIGPAILAGFFGIAQAHESGEKTGITSIFHGFSRASGALWALALVCGLLFMIFVTDAAILYAYMLGDVPVWLGDLQPAADGVARFVRWSAVSGAVVAFLLFCVSVFAVPLLCEQRAGLVEAVVSSVKGVFSNFIPAISWAVLLSTAVIGSVFLLPLLPLTLPWMAYASRALYREVLPLA